One Janthinobacterium sp. TB1-E2 genomic region harbors:
- a CDS encoding glycoside hydrolase family 19 protein codes for MKTRQISRLASPLMAGLLGSALLACGGNSTTEPPSTLLAATAASDSCVAWSAAAVYTAGQCAVYDGKVYRAKWWVQGTAPNNDQWGPWSLDSSTPTPTPTPTPTPTPTPTPTPTPTPGVPTKTQAEANEAALTNNDFFRKVKASIRTLGNTAVEAVQPGLASNPLNVKRVERLLPAAKWDYYFAARDASYTYQRFLQAVAKFPAVCDDYSDGRNADAICRHSLSTMFAHFVQETGDHNASSPLPQWRQGLKYLRELGCDETGAGCGYNVECADPVFNKVWTCGKNADGSFKKYFGRGAKQLSYNYNYGPFSQAMHDGDQSVLLKNPDLVASTWLNLASATFFFVYPQPPKPSMLHVLDGTWVPNAADTTAGAGNNFATTIMIINAECGQGTEKQAAQNRIDYYKQFAADMGWDYSGEQLSCANMQRFTPASSASYNIYWEKNWSAGGENQCQLVSYQTPYSALLAGNYVKCVEANWNVKLQ; via the coding sequence GCAAATTAGCCGGCTGGCCTCGCCTTTGATGGCAGGCCTGCTGGGCAGCGCGCTGCTCGCATGCGGCGGCAATTCCACCACCGAACCCCCATCGACCCTCTTGGCCGCCACGGCCGCCAGCGACAGTTGCGTGGCCTGGAGCGCCGCTGCCGTCTACACGGCCGGCCAGTGCGCCGTCTATGACGGCAAGGTGTACCGCGCCAAATGGTGGGTGCAGGGCACGGCGCCAAACAACGACCAGTGGGGGCCGTGGAGCCTCGATAGCAGCACGCCCACCCCGACGCCGACCCCGACTCCTACGCCTACTCCAACACCCACGCCAACGCCGACACCAACGCCAGGCGTGCCTACCAAGACCCAGGCCGAGGCGAACGAGGCGGCGCTGACGAACAACGATTTCTTCCGCAAGGTCAAGGCGTCGATCCGCACCCTGGGCAATACGGCCGTCGAGGCCGTGCAGCCGGGACTGGCCAGCAACCCGCTCAACGTCAAGCGGGTCGAGCGCCTGCTGCCGGCGGCGAAGTGGGATTACTATTTTGCCGCGCGCGATGCCAGCTATACATATCAGCGCTTCCTGCAAGCCGTGGCCAAGTTTCCCGCCGTGTGCGACGACTACAGCGACGGGCGCAATGCGGACGCCATCTGCCGCCACAGCCTGAGCACCATGTTCGCCCACTTCGTGCAGGAAACGGGCGACCATAACGCCAGCAGCCCGCTGCCGCAATGGCGCCAGGGCTTGAAGTATTTGCGCGAACTGGGCTGCGACGAGACGGGCGCCGGCTGCGGCTACAACGTCGAGTGCGCCGACCCCGTCTTCAACAAGGTGTGGACCTGCGGCAAGAATGCCGACGGCAGCTTCAAGAAATATTTCGGCCGCGGCGCCAAGCAGCTGTCGTACAACTACAACTACGGTCCCTTCTCGCAAGCCATGCATGACGGCGACCAGTCCGTGCTGCTGAAGAATCCGGACCTGGTGGCCTCGACGTGGCTGAACCTGGCGTCGGCCACGTTCTTCTTTGTCTATCCGCAACCGCCGAAACCATCGATGCTGCACGTGCTTGACGGCACGTGGGTGCCGAACGCGGCCGATACGACGGCTGGCGCCGGCAATAACTTCGCCACCACCATCATGATCATCAACGCCGAATGCGGGCAGGGCACGGAAAAACAGGCCGCGCAAAACCGCATCGATTACTACAAGCAGTTTGCCGCCGACATGGGCTGGGATTATTCCGGCGAACAATTGTCTTGCGCCAACATGCAGCGCTTCACCCCGGCCAGTTCCGCTTCCTACAACATCTATTGGGAAAAGAACTGGAGCGCCGGTGGCGAGAACCAATGCCAGCTGGTCAGCTATCAAACCCCGTACAGCGCCTTGCTGGCGGGGAACTACGTGAAATGCGTGGAAGCCAACTGGAATGTGAAGTTGCAGTAG
- a CDS encoding chitinase C-terminal domain-containing protein translates to MKSNALLMALLSGVLVACGGGGQDGTTATPNTLLAAVEACAVWDAATVYTGGQCVLYQDVTYKAKWWTQGNVPSAADQWGPWAVTDTPTPTPTPTPTPTPTPTPTPTPTPTPTPTPTPTPTPTPTPTPTPTACRPDGLISAVPNVPYCKVYDANGREVLSNGLNRRIVGYFASWRTGVDGSPTYLVNNLPWDKITHLNYAFASVDPATSKIAIGSGAANPDTGLTWPNVPAAAMDPSLPYKGHFNLLSQYKKKYPGVKLMISVGGWAGSGGFYTATTNADGSINTAGINTLADSMVAFVRQYNFFDGVDVDYEHPTTNNEAGNPNDFAVSKPRLAGLMTSYNLLLKVLRQKLDEAAVQDNKYYLLTIAGSASGWVLRGEENMSGLKYLDYASLMSYDLHGAWNQYVGPNAALFDDGNDGELRAGNAYQFQNIGYLNTDWAYRYYRGAMQAGRINIGVPFYTRGWKDVTGGTNGLWGTTPLISSTVTCAGTKTCGTGATGIDNVWFDLDSQGKPTPGGGNPIWHALNLQNGIVPSYLDAYKVTDKALVGTYVPHYSSTMVAPWLWNATKKVFISTETTQSIAAKAQYIVNNNIGGVMIWEMAGDYAWDATRNGGKGEYFMGTTLTDVLYQAFRTAGAYGNKRAEIAMPGTAANVSITLGGWKLGDSNFPINPVMTVKNNTATTLPGGTVVEFDYPVSAPSDMSDQSGFGLTVINAGYTGPNNIGGFTKNYNRARFAIPAWQSLAPGGSVALTLNYRLPISGPANYTVTVGGTKYALTQEYPELPVALP, encoded by the coding sequence ATGAAATCGAATGCATTATTGATGGCCCTGCTCAGCGGCGTACTCGTCGCTTGCGGAGGCGGCGGCCAGGACGGTACGACCGCCACCCCGAACACCTTGCTCGCCGCCGTCGAGGCGTGCGCCGTCTGGGATGCCGCCACCGTCTACACGGGCGGCCAGTGCGTGCTTTACCAGGATGTCACCTACAAGGCCAAATGGTGGACGCAGGGCAATGTCCCCAGCGCCGCCGACCAGTGGGGCCCGTGGGCTGTGACGGATACGCCGACGCCAACCCCGACTCCAACGCCGACTCCGACCCCAACCCCAACCCCAACGCCAACCCCGACCCCGACCCCGACCCCGACCCCGACACCGACACCGACACCGACACCGACACCGACACCCACTCCCACGGCTTGCCGTCCGGACGGCCTGATTTCGGCCGTGCCGAATGTGCCGTATTGCAAGGTGTACGACGCGAATGGCCGCGAAGTGCTGAGCAATGGCTTGAACCGGCGCATCGTCGGCTACTTTGCCAGCTGGCGCACGGGCGTCGATGGCAGCCCGACTTACCTCGTGAATAACCTGCCGTGGGACAAGATCACCCACCTGAACTATGCGTTCGCATCCGTCGATCCGGCCACGTCAAAAATCGCCATCGGCAGCGGCGCCGCCAATCCCGATACGGGCCTCACGTGGCCAAACGTGCCGGCCGCTGCCATGGACCCGTCATTGCCGTACAAGGGTCACTTCAACTTGCTGTCGCAATACAAGAAGAAGTATCCGGGCGTCAAATTGATGATTTCCGTGGGTGGCTGGGCCGGCAGCGGCGGCTTCTACACGGCCACGACGAACGCGGACGGCAGCATCAACACGGCCGGCATCAATACCCTGGCCGATTCCATGGTGGCCTTCGTGCGCCAGTACAACTTCTTCGATGGCGTCGACGTCGATTACGAACACCCGACCACCAACAATGAAGCGGGTAATCCGAACGACTTCGCCGTCTCGAAGCCGCGCCTGGCCGGCTTGATGACGAGCTACAACCTGCTGCTGAAAGTGCTGCGCCAGAAGCTCGACGAAGCGGCCGTGCAGGACAATAAATACTATCTGCTCACCATCGCCGGTTCCGCTTCGGGCTGGGTCTTGCGTGGCGAGGAAAACATGTCGGGATTAAAATATCTCGATTACGCCAGCCTGATGAGCTACGACTTGCACGGCGCATGGAACCAGTATGTGGGACCGAACGCGGCGCTGTTTGACGACGGCAACGATGGCGAACTGCGTGCCGGCAATGCCTATCAGTTCCAGAACATCGGCTATCTGAACACTGACTGGGCTTACCGCTACTACCGGGGCGCCATGCAGGCGGGACGCATCAATATCGGCGTGCCGTTCTACACGCGGGGCTGGAAGGATGTGACTGGCGGCACCAACGGCCTGTGGGGCACGACGCCGCTGATCAGCTCCACGGTCACGTGCGCCGGCACCAAGACCTGCGGCACGGGCGCAACGGGCATCGACAACGTGTGGTTTGATCTCGATTCCCAGGGCAAACCCACGCCGGGCGGCGGCAATCCGATCTGGCATGCGCTGAACTTGCAGAACGGTATCGTGCCGAGCTACCTGGACGCCTATAAAGTCACGGACAAGGCGCTGGTGGGCACCTATGTGCCGCATTACAGCAGCACCATGGTGGCGCCGTGGCTGTGGAATGCGACCAAGAAAGTGTTCATTTCCACGGAAACCACGCAGTCGATCGCGGCCAAGGCCCAGTACATCGTCAACAACAATATCGGCGGCGTGATGATCTGGGAAATGGCGGGCGACTATGCCTGGGATGCCACGCGCAATGGCGGCAAGGGCGAGTACTTCATGGGCACCACCCTGACGGACGTGCTGTACCAGGCTTTCCGCACGGCTGGCGCGTATGGCAACAAGCGCGCCGAAATCGCCATGCCGGGCACGGCGGCGAACGTCAGCATCACCCTCGGCGGCTGGAAGCTGGGCGACAGCAACTTCCCCATCAACCCTGTGATGACGGTGAAGAACAACACGGCCACGACCCTGCCGGGCGGCACCGTGGTGGAGTTCGACTATCCCGTGTCGGCGCCATCGGACATGAGCGACCAGTCCGGCTTCGGCTTGACGGTCATCAATGCCGGCTACACGGGGCCGAACAATATCGGCGGCTTCACGAAGAACTACAACCGGGCCCGCTTCGCGATTCCCGCCTGGCAATCGCTGGCGCCGGGCGGCTCCGTGGCGCTGACCTTGAACTACCGCCT